The Rhodohalobacter sp. SW132 genome has a segment encoding these proteins:
- a CDS encoding RNA polymerase sigma factor — protein sequence MKPETKFDYQQFSESPLLEKQWVRKVREEGDRAAFEKIFRTYYKQLTGYAFTFIRCPQHAEDIVQTVFLRIWSNKESWDPPGKVKPYLFAAIKNESLNEIRHKKIQNATEEELLELFTELKSNSTLRKDTDLVVLKDTIQKEIDCLPIHCKEIFLLNRNSGLTYREIANHLDISINTVNTQMGRALKMLRKNLSDYAPLFLTTLASIFKTLF from the coding sequence ATGAAGCCTGAAACAAAGTTTGATTATCAACAGTTTAGCGAATCTCCACTACTTGAAAAGCAATGGGTGAGAAAGGTTCGGGAAGAGGGCGACAGGGCGGCTTTTGAAAAAATATTCAGAACATACTATAAACAGCTTACCGGGTATGCGTTTACATTTATACGCTGCCCGCAACATGCTGAAGATATAGTACAAACTGTTTTTTTGAGGATATGGTCAAATAAAGAAAGCTGGGATCCTCCCGGTAAAGTCAAACCATACCTATTTGCTGCCATAAAAAATGAATCATTAAATGAAATCAGGCATAAAAAGATTCAAAACGCCACTGAAGAAGAACTTTTAGAATTGTTTACGGAACTCAAAAGCAATTCTACTCTTCGAAAAGATACGGACCTTGTAGTTCTCAAAGATACTATTCAAAAAGAGATTGATTGCCTTCCTATACACTGCAAGGAAATATTCTTATTGAACCGGAATAGCGGCCTTACCTACAGAGAGATAGCTAACCATCTGGATATATCTATAAATACAGTAAACACACAGATGGGACGGGCTTTAAAGATGCTGCGAAAGAACCTTTCTGATTATGCACCTCTTTTTTTAACAACTTTGGCATCGATTTTTAAAACGTTGTTTTAA
- a CDS encoding transposase — MHTEYTPNTSISQLVKLMKWRTSRMLQKIPKLKKRYWGKATGNGI; from the coding sequence ATCCACACGGAGTATACCCCAAACACATCGATAAGCCAATTAGTGAAACTAATGAAATGGCGAACCTCGAGAATGCTTCAAAAAATTCCTAAGCTAAAGAAAAGGTACTGGGGCAAGGCGACAGGCAACGGGATATGA
- a CDS encoding BTAD domain-containing putative transcriptional regulator, whose product MNSNLQIRLFGAFHVICENKPVPGLHSMRLQTLLVYLVLNRGSPQSRQHLSFCFWPDSTEAQARTNLRQLLHRLRKAIPDNDRFLLLDKQTVQWNPESPFTLDVADFEHAIDQAKKLADQHDPAAMARSFEKAAELYRGDLFPECYEAWIEPFRTALKKKYTAALQKLIEYFENNRRYQKAINYAERLLNCDNLQEKTWEDLMRLHALNGDRSKALRLYKECEEVLQQELAVEPAPELQKTAERLADGEIPGGDESDKEPKTGKQLSPDWDLVGRKHEWKTLLHNWKQALNGACRFVCISGEPGIGKSRLGLELLHNVRRQGYTAAYSRSYETAGMLSYGPVAGWLREEGFYKLWPRLDPVWLKELARLLPELLVTFPELPHPGPLSEKWQRRHFFEALAKAFLSEDKPKLLFLDDLQWCDRETLEWLAYLFHVEESAKLMVIGTLRPMEGAANESLQNLLTELRSAGSMTEINLDGLVESESLELAAQVIGSDMNPNPHIFRESEGNPLFVVEMIRQGYFRGVESGFEKQKPLADLDSEHYSESMPLPPKVNAIISARFEQLTEKTRELMWLAAAIGREFRFDILVYASGLEEPVIIRSLEELLHHHIIKELRSGGYDFSHDKLREVAARTMTNTRKRYLHKQIAGAIDALHSHNLNAVSSRLAFHYDRAGMVEKAIAWYQTASEHAREIYANEESEMLLKRAVEMLNELPEGDERNRLERDLQTGLVLTLFHIKGYGADEVLEACDRIFSLSENLNERSPFPVKRIYAISILVHGRIEESVQIGRELYDQAISTGDNIERVEACYVLGVTLSRQARFAEAKKFFQEGLDLYNPGDQQEHILRFGQDPSVVCMVRLAMAEWLAGDNEKSQKLGDEALQQATKIDHPYTLNYVKTHFAWLCNLSHDVNATIKLSEEVLATSSDHSFPDFMSICEILNGYSQHRLGFKEKGINGMLEGLRLLDLAEIGIDRPYFSSLVADALSDQGEWEEAMAISNRAVKESEETGYQWMLPEIYRIRGNIYLRKSPPDLVNAQKKLRKAVSKARNHKMPFLEQRARANLKNIQ is encoded by the coding sequence ATGAATAGCAATCTTCAAATCCGGCTTTTCGGTGCTTTTCATGTAATTTGTGAAAACAAGCCAGTACCCGGTTTGCACTCGATGCGGCTGCAAACATTATTGGTATATCTGGTTTTAAACAGAGGTTCACCCCAATCTCGCCAACACCTCTCCTTTTGTTTTTGGCCCGATTCAACCGAAGCACAGGCAAGAACCAACCTGAGACAGTTGCTGCATCGCCTGCGTAAGGCCATTCCTGATAACGATCGGTTTTTACTCTTAGACAAACAAACCGTTCAATGGAACCCCGAAAGCCCTTTTACCCTGGATGTGGCTGATTTTGAGCATGCTATCGACCAGGCAAAAAAGTTGGCAGATCAGCATGATCCTGCTGCAATGGCCAGGTCATTTGAGAAGGCTGCCGAACTCTACCGGGGCGATCTCTTTCCCGAATGTTACGAGGCGTGGATTGAGCCTTTCCGCACCGCTCTGAAAAAAAAATACACCGCGGCACTGCAAAAGCTAATCGAATATTTTGAAAACAACAGGCGCTATCAAAAAGCGATCAATTATGCCGAACGACTGCTAAATTGCGATAACCTGCAAGAAAAAACCTGGGAAGATCTGATGCGCCTACACGCGCTGAACGGTGACCGCTCAAAAGCACTCCGGTTATACAAAGAGTGTGAAGAGGTGCTTCAACAGGAACTCGCCGTTGAGCCTGCCCCGGAACTCCAAAAAACAGCCGAACGCCTGGCCGACGGAGAAATACCCGGTGGAGATGAATCGGATAAAGAACCCAAAACCGGAAAACAGCTTTCACCGGATTGGGATCTGGTGGGGCGAAAACATGAATGGAAAACCCTGCTTCACAACTGGAAGCAGGCATTGAATGGGGCTTGCCGGTTTGTCTGTATATCAGGAGAGCCGGGGATCGGAAAATCCCGGCTGGGGCTGGAATTGCTGCATAACGTGAGAAGGCAGGGATATACAGCGGCCTATTCCAGATCTTATGAAACTGCGGGAATGCTCAGTTACGGGCCGGTTGCCGGTTGGCTGCGTGAAGAAGGGTTTTACAAGCTATGGCCACGGCTGGATCCTGTTTGGCTAAAGGAATTAGCGCGACTGCTGCCTGAGCTGCTGGTTACCTTTCCCGAGCTTCCGCATCCCGGCCCTCTCAGTGAAAAATGGCAGCGGCGTCATTTTTTTGAAGCACTGGCAAAAGCGTTTCTATCCGAAGATAAACCCAAACTACTTTTCCTGGACGATCTTCAGTGGTGCGACCGGGAAACCCTGGAATGGCTGGCCTATCTGTTTCATGTTGAGGAATCAGCGAAGCTGATGGTAATCGGGACCCTCCGTCCGATGGAAGGAGCGGCCAATGAATCCCTCCAAAACCTACTGACTGAATTGCGCAGCGCCGGCAGTATGACAGAGATCAATTTGGACGGCCTTGTCGAATCGGAGTCTTTGGAACTGGCCGCTCAGGTGATCGGGAGTGATATGAATCCCAATCCGCATATTTTTAGAGAAAGTGAAGGAAATCCCCTCTTTGTTGTGGAGATGATCAGACAGGGGTATTTCAGGGGCGTGGAGTCCGGTTTTGAGAAACAGAAACCATTGGCTGATTTGGATTCAGAACACTATAGCGAATCTATGCCACTTCCTCCGAAAGTAAATGCCATCATTTCCGCCCGGTTTGAACAGCTAACCGAAAAAACCCGCGAGTTGATGTGGCTGGCCGCAGCCATCGGGCGTGAATTCAGATTTGATATCCTTGTGTATGCCTCCGGTCTGGAAGAGCCGGTTATCATTCGGTCACTGGAAGAACTTCTGCACCATCATATCATCAAAGAATTACGTTCCGGGGGGTACGACTTCAGCCACGATAAGCTGCGCGAAGTTGCTGCCCGTACCATGACCAACACCCGGAAACGATATCTCCACAAACAGATCGCCGGGGCAATTGATGCCCTTCACAGCCATAACCTGAATGCCGTCAGCAGCCGGCTGGCTTTTCATTACGACCGTGCCGGTATGGTGGAGAAGGCCATTGCCTGGTACCAGACTGCCTCCGAACATGCCCGAGAGATCTATGCCAATGAAGAGTCCGAAATGCTGTTAAAACGGGCAGTTGAAATGCTAAACGAACTCCCGGAAGGGGATGAGCGTAATCGGCTGGAACGCGACCTTCAGACGGGGCTTGTACTCACACTGTTTCATATAAAAGGATACGGAGCGGATGAAGTCCTGGAAGCATGCGACCGGATCTTTTCCTTATCTGAAAACTTGAATGAGCGGTCTCCATTCCCTGTCAAACGGATTTATGCCATTTCCATCTTAGTTCATGGCCGTATCGAAGAATCCGTACAGATCGGCAGGGAGTTATATGACCAGGCCATATCAACCGGAGACAACATCGAACGTGTGGAAGCCTGTTATGTTTTGGGTGTAACACTTAGCAGGCAGGCCAGATTCGCTGAAGCCAAAAAATTTTTCCAGGAAGGGCTGGACTTGTATAATCCCGGGGATCAGCAAGAGCACATTCTCCGATTTGGCCAGGATCCTTCTGTCGTCTGTATGGTTCGCCTGGCTATGGCGGAATGGCTGGCCGGAGACAATGAAAAATCACAAAAGCTTGGAGATGAAGCTCTGCAACAGGCAACAAAAATAGATCACCCGTATACCCTGAATTATGTGAAGACCCACTTTGCCTGGCTCTGTAATCTTTCACACGATGTAAACGCCACAATAAAATTATCTGAAGAAGTTTTGGCAACCTCAAGCGATCATAGCTTTCCGGATTTTATGTCAATTTGTGAAATACTCAATGGGTACTCACAACATCGTTTGGGTTTTAAAGAAAAAGGAATTAATGGGATGCTGGAGGGGCTGCGGTTACTTGACCTTGCAGAAATTGGGATCGATCGTCCGTATTTCAGCAGCCTGGTTGCAGATGCGTTAAGTGATCAGGGAGAATGGGAGGAAGCGATGGCCATTTCGAACCGGGCTGTAAAAGAAAGTGAAGAGACCGGTTATCAGTGGATGCTGCCGGAGATATACCGAATCAGAGGGAATATTTACCTGAGAAAAAGTCCGCCGGATCTGGTGAACGCTCAAAAGAAATTACGAAAGGCCGTCTCCAAAGCCCGGAATCATAAAATGCCATTTCTTGAGCAGCGTGCCCGGGCCAACCTGAAAAATATACAATGA
- a CDS encoding FAD-binding oxidoreductase, which produces MNKNNVENLKTALRGKLVQPGDTEYDEARKIYNEMIDREPRYIIYCQNTSDVISAVNFARENSIRTSIRSGGHNGPGLALVDDGLVIDLSRIDFTHVDPQKKTVLVGGGATWGQVDHATHAFGLALPSGIVSTTGVGGLTLGGGHGYLTRKYGLTIDNLLSADVVLADGSFVHVSKDENPDLFWALRGGGGNFGVVTSFEYQLHPVKNVVAGPLFWPIDKLEPTLKWYREWLHQLPEDVYAFYLTAAVPAGDPFPQAIHGEKVCGLLWCYTGPEDQFDGFIQQARDVAEPLFEFTPEMPYPALQSMFDGLYPPGYQLYWKGDFVKEIPDEAVAEHLRFAEVPTPLSTMHLYPVDGAAHKPDKHDTAWNNRDAIWSMVIVGVDPDPKNNEMMTNWARDYWEALHPYTLGGAYINFMMEEGEDRIKGTYGDNYERLQKVKDKYDPDNFFNVNQNIEPASISV; this is translated from the coding sequence ATGAATAAAAACAATGTTGAGAACCTGAAAACTGCACTAAGGGGAAAACTCGTTCAGCCGGGTGACACTGAATATGATGAAGCAAGAAAAATATATAATGAAATGATCGACCGGGAACCCCGGTATATCATCTATTGCCAAAATACATCGGATGTGATCTCAGCCGTCAATTTTGCAAGGGAAAACAGTATTCGAACCTCCATTCGCAGTGGCGGTCACAACGGCCCCGGGCTGGCGTTGGTGGACGACGGTCTGGTGATCGATCTTTCAAGAATCGACTTTACTCATGTCGATCCACAGAAAAAAACGGTGCTGGTCGGAGGCGGCGCCACCTGGGGGCAGGTCGATCACGCCACCCACGCATTTGGCCTGGCTCTGCCAAGCGGGATTGTATCTACAACCGGTGTCGGAGGGCTTACCCTGGGCGGCGGTCACGGCTACCTGACCCGAAAGTACGGTCTGACCATCGACAACCTGCTAAGTGCAGACGTGGTACTGGCCGACGGTAGTTTCGTCCACGTAAGCAAAGACGAAAACCCGGATCTGTTCTGGGCTTTGCGCGGCGGCGGCGGCAACTTTGGTGTGGTTACTTCCTTCGAATATCAATTACACCCTGTCAAAAATGTCGTCGCAGGCCCCCTGTTCTGGCCTATCGACAAACTGGAGCCCACCCTGAAGTGGTACCGGGAGTGGCTGCATCAACTGCCGGAGGATGTGTATGCTTTTTATCTGACGGCCGCCGTTCCCGCGGGCGATCCCTTCCCCCAGGCAATCCACGGCGAGAAAGTATGCGGGTTGCTCTGGTGCTATACCGGGCCGGAAGATCAATTTGACGGCTTCATTCAACAGGCACGTGATGTTGCCGAACCGCTGTTTGAATTCACTCCGGAAATGCCTTACCCGGCGCTACAAAGTATGTTCGACGGACTCTATCCCCCAGGCTACCAGTTGTACTGGAAAGGCGATTTTGTAAAGGAGATCCCGGATGAAGCCGTTGCCGAACACCTTCGGTTTGCAGAGGTACCCACCCCACTATCAACCATGCATCTTTATCCGGTAGATGGAGCTGCACATAAACCCGATAAACATGATACCGCCTGGAATAATCGCGATGCTATCTGGTCGATGGTGATCGTAGGAGTGGATCCGGACCCGAAAAACAACGAAATGATGACAAATTGGGCCCGGGATTACTGGGAAGCCCTTCATCCTTACACCCTCGGTGGGGCCTACATTAATTTTATGATGGAGGAAGGAGAAGATCGCATCAAAGGTACCTACGGGGATAACTATGAAAGGCTTCAGAAAGTGAAAGACAAATACGATCCGGATAATTTTTTCAATGTGAATCAGAATATTGAGCCGGCATCGATTTCGGTTTAA
- a CDS encoding alpha/beta hydrolase, whose product MKKVLFGLSGFIGLVIVILAVMIAWPMYEPDSDQTIELIPAERLSEVKPGSYYTARDGAELPLRVYPSEEDELALILLHGGGGYGVYMHEIASFLSAESVASVYVPDLRGHGETPGRRGDIKYVNQLEDDLADLIADVGEQNPQARVVVAGHSAGGGLAIRLASGEQNMGVDGYLLLAPFLDKDAPTIRENFGGYSHVRLPRIIALNILNNFGFTALDGLEVVYFNRPQFYRTDYHTLSWSWRMAQGFGPRNYEKDLAEIDKPMLLVVGEQDDTFYAEEFPAVMEEYASHAEVVIIPGLNHVEDILRDENTIQLYADWLQNL is encoded by the coding sequence ATGAAAAAAGTACTTTTTGGTTTATCAGGATTCATTGGTTTGGTAATCGTTATTCTCGCAGTAATGATTGCCTGGCCAATGTATGAACCGGACTCGGATCAGACGATTGAACTAATACCTGCAGAGAGATTGTCTGAAGTAAAACCGGGCTCCTACTATACCGCACGTGACGGAGCTGAACTGCCGCTCAGGGTTTATCCATCCGAAGAGGATGAACTTGCACTGATTCTTCTGCATGGTGGAGGCGGCTATGGGGTTTATATGCATGAGATAGCCTCTTTTTTGTCAGCTGAATCGGTTGCTAGTGTATATGTACCGGATCTGCGCGGGCATGGTGAAACCCCAGGACGGCGGGGTGATATCAAATACGTTAATCAGCTTGAGGACGATCTTGCCGACCTTATCGCGGACGTAGGAGAACAGAATCCGCAGGCAAGAGTAGTCGTTGCCGGCCACTCTGCCGGCGGGGGCCTGGCGATACGTCTGGCAAGTGGTGAACAGAATATGGGTGTTGACGGATATTTGTTGCTGGCACCATTTCTCGATAAAGATGCACCTACAATACGTGAAAATTTTGGCGGATACTCACATGTCCGCCTGCCGAGAATAATCGCTTTAAACATATTGAATAACTTTGGTTTCACGGCATTGGATGGACTTGAGGTTGTTTACTTCAACAGGCCTCAGTTCTATCGAACGGATTATCACACACTGAGCTGGTCATGGCGTATGGCACAGGGTTTCGGGCCCCGGAACTATGAAAAAGATTTGGCAGAGATCGACAAACCCATGCTCCTGGTGGTTGGAGAACAAGATGATACGTTCTATGCCGAAGAATTTCCCGCGGTGATGGAGGAGTATGCTTCGCATGCGGAAGTAGTGATTATACCCGGCCTGAATCATGTCGAAGATATACTTCGGGATGAAAATACTATTCAATTATATGCGGATTGGCTGCAGAATTTATAG
- a CDS encoding alpha/beta fold hydrolase: MRYSIKNNTIINSTIILITLLIFSDYPLNAQESHKVITPDGAEIYYRVCGEGPPLLLVHGFLATGELWEPFLDDLASSYTVIVPDMRGHGRSSNPDDTFIHKKSGGDMLAVLDDLGIEEVQAVGFSSGAMSLIHAATLQQDRFKSLVLLGGTTHFPETSRAIQRNVRLEGFPPEVLTLLRRWHPGNDEQIRELSANFRDVAANYRDMNFTEPLMGTISAETLIVHGDRDEHFPMEIAVRMYRAIPDAYLWIVPNGNHGLLFEGWGGSFPGSGEFIHVMQEFLSGEWSQQ; encoded by the coding sequence ATGAGATACTCAATAAAAAACAACACAATCATTAACTCAACCATAATATTAATAACACTATTAATCTTTAGCGATTATCCGCTAAATGCGCAGGAATCTCATAAAGTAATAACTCCCGATGGCGCGGAGATCTATTATCGTGTGTGTGGGGAGGGCCCGCCTCTCTTACTTGTACACGGCTTTTTAGCCACCGGCGAACTTTGGGAACCATTCTTGGATGATCTTGCATCGTCGTACACCGTGATTGTACCCGATATGCGGGGGCATGGGAGATCAAGTAATCCGGACGATACATTTATCCACAAAAAAAGTGGTGGGGATATGCTTGCGGTATTGGATGACCTTGGCATCGAGGAGGTACAAGCTGTCGGGTTCAGCAGCGGTGCAATGAGCTTGATACATGCTGCAACCTTGCAGCAGGACAGGTTCAAGTCTCTTGTCCTGCTCGGCGGTACAACACATTTCCCGGAAACGTCACGAGCTATTCAGCGAAATGTCAGACTCGAGGGGTTTCCTCCGGAAGTTCTTACGCTGTTACGACGGTGGCATCCGGGTAATGATGAACAAATCCGGGAATTGTCAGCGAATTTTCGTGATGTGGCAGCGAATTATCGGGACATGAACTTCACGGAACCATTAATGGGGACAATATCGGCAGAAACCCTGATTGTGCATGGTGACCGCGATGAACATTTCCCAATGGAAATTGCAGTGCGTATGTATCGGGCAATTCCCGATGCCTATCTCTGGATTGTACCCAATGGAAATCACGGCTTACTATTCGAGGGATGGGGCGGTTCTTTCCCCGGTTCCGGGGAATTTATTCACGTGATGCAGGAGTTCCTTTCTGGCGAGTGGTCGCAACAATGA
- a CDS encoding alpha/beta fold hydrolase produces MTYLTKTFSITILMLLFAVAGCSNDNEVEADSGEIVTEEQETVVASDDPEQKTVRSADGTRIAYTKVGSGPVPLVMVHGALNSSKQWTPVAGKLSELSDQFTCYVVDRWGRGGSEGRPEYSLEHDVNDIIAVLEEAGPDTYLLGHSGGAIISLEAAKRAQIAGLILYEPPLHGFHGKFVDDIWERIHSAAKDGRYEESLVIFLIEEAGVPAEALSEMQTTPHWDHLLEHTPHTVAEIEALVDAQFEVDRYSDISVPTLLLAGTETADHPSFATQALDDLLPNARTAWLDGEGHAANETSPELVAQEIIEFVDN; encoded by the coding sequence ATGACTTACTTAACCAAAACTTTTTCAATAACCATCCTCATGCTGCTGTTCGCGGTCGCTGGGTGTAGTAACGATAACGAGGTTGAGGCGGATTCCGGCGAAATCGTGACCGAAGAACAGGAAACCGTTGTAGCTTCTGATGACCCTGAACAGAAGACCGTCCGCTCAGCCGATGGCACCCGCATCGCATACACCAAAGTCGGATCGGGCCCGGTACCATTGGTAATGGTCCATGGTGCTCTTAACAGTAGTAAACAGTGGACACCTGTTGCCGGGAAGCTGTCAGAGTTGTCTGACCAATTCACTTGCTATGTGGTTGACCGATGGGGGCGCGGTGGAAGCGAGGGCCGCCCTGAATATTCACTGGAACACGATGTAAACGATATTATTGCAGTGCTCGAAGAAGCCGGTCCCGATACTTACCTATTGGGACATTCTGGGGGAGCTATTATTTCACTCGAAGCAGCAAAACGTGCACAGATCGCAGGCCTGATTTTGTATGAACCGCCTTTACATGGATTTCATGGAAAATTTGTGGATGACATCTGGGAGCGAATCCATAGTGCAGCTAAGGATGGGCGTTATGAGGAGTCATTGGTAATTTTTCTCATAGAAGAGGCAGGGGTTCCGGCTGAGGCGTTGTCAGAAATGCAAACAACCCCCCATTGGGATCACCTACTCGAGCATACGCCGCACACCGTAGCCGAAATAGAAGCGCTTGTAGATGCACAATTTGAAGTGGACCGGTACAGTGATATATCCGTACCGACGCTTTTGCTGGCGGGAACCGAAACTGCAGATCATCCGTCATTTGCAACTCAGGCACTCGATGACCTGTTACCAAATGCCCGGACTGCGTGGCTTGATGGTGAGGGTCATGCAGCTAATGAAACTTCTCCCGAATTGGTTGCACAAGAGATTATTGAGTTTGTAGACAACTAA
- a CDS encoding PQQ-dependent dehydrogenase, methanol/ethanol family, with the protein MKTGNQTYSKRYPLLFTSILIIVASCADDPEIFPASESVVNTERIMAAAVEPGNWLTHGGSYNELRFSELDQINRENVDRLGLAWSYDFSMRGGVQATPLVVDGIMYLTGPWSTVYSMDARTGELLWQYDPDVPRLQGLKLCCGMVNRGAALYEGKVYVGTLDARLIALDKETGELVWETVTADADIGYSITGAPRVFNGKVVIGNGGAEFGGVRGYVTAYDAETGDQLWRTYTVPGNPADGFESDAMEYAAETWTGEWWKFGGGGTAWDSIVYDPELDLLYVGVGNGSPWNRLVRSPDGGDNLFLASIMALDPDTGELVWYYQNTPGETWDFTATQPMILTGLEINGEERQVLMQAPKNGFFYVLDRATGELISAEPFVPVNWASHLDMETGRPVELPEARYEDAPFIMTPSHLGGHNWHPMSFNPQTGLVYIPAQVTWRRYAHDTEFAFREGEIALGVASSREPTPPSSGHLLAWDPVEQEERWRVPREDMLNGGVLSSAGDLVFQGRGSGEFSAYDAYNGTLLWEYSSGLGIIAPPVTYKIDGTQYVTVAAGWGGMGPMGRITAPPGEASNYEQRGRVMTFALDHDEPRPPLSPSAKIPDPDELDLDVLGLPDDTSSLERGETLFAASCSHCHGPTGDARGSMPSLLRMPAESHQAFQQIVRQGIFEPIGMPDFGERLSEEEATLIHAWIISEIEASADN; encoded by the coding sequence ATGAAAACAGGAAATCAAACCTACTCTAAGAGATACCCTCTTTTATTCACTTCAATTTTAATTATCGTTGCATCATGTGCCGATGATCCGGAAATATTTCCGGCATCAGAATCAGTAGTCAACACGGAGCGGATTATGGCTGCTGCGGTTGAACCGGGCAACTGGCTGACCCACGGCGGATCGTACAACGAACTTCGGTTCAGCGAACTTGATCAAATCAACCGGGAGAATGTAGACCGGCTTGGCCTGGCCTGGAGCTATGACTTTTCAATGCGCGGGGGTGTGCAGGCCACACCGTTGGTAGTGGATGGAATTATGTATCTGACTGGCCCGTGGAGTACGGTCTATTCGATGGATGCCCGAACGGGCGAACTTTTATGGCAGTACGACCCGGATGTGCCGCGGCTTCAGGGGCTTAAACTATGCTGTGGGATGGTAAACCGTGGAGCGGCACTCTATGAAGGAAAAGTATATGTAGGAACGCTGGATGCCCGGTTGATTGCACTTGATAAAGAAACCGGGGAGTTGGTGTGGGAAACGGTAACAGCAGATGCTGATATTGGATATTCAATTACCGGCGCCCCGCGTGTGTTTAACGGAAAGGTGGTGATTGGCAACGGCGGGGCTGAATTTGGCGGTGTACGCGGATATGTAACCGCCTACGATGCAGAGACGGGAGATCAGTTGTGGCGCACCTATACGGTGCCTGGGAACCCGGCAGATGGATTTGAGTCAGACGCCATGGAATATGCCGCTGAAACGTGGACCGGAGAATGGTGGAAATTTGGAGGCGGTGGAACCGCTTGGGATTCCATTGTCTACGATCCTGAACTCGACCTGCTGTATGTGGGAGTAGGAAACGGTTCGCCATGGAACCGTCTGGTACGCAGCCCCGATGGCGGGGACAACCTGTTTCTGGCTTCAATCATGGCACTTGATCCGGATACCGGTGAACTCGTATGGTATTATCAAAACACACCCGGTGAAACCTGGGATTTCACGGCCACACAGCCGATGATCCTCACCGGCCTTGAAATTAATGGTGAGGAGCGGCAAGTGCTTATGCAGGCTCCGAAGAATGGATTTTTTTATGTGCTCGACCGCGCTACCGGGGAGCTAATTTCGGCTGAACCTTTTGTTCCCGTCAACTGGGCCAGCCACTTAGACATGGAAACCGGCAGGCCTGTAGAGCTGCCGGAGGCGCGTTATGAGGATGCGCCCTTTATCATGACACCCAGTCACCTTGGAGGACACAACTGGCACCCGATGTCTTTTAACCCGCAAACAGGCCTCGTTTACATTCCTGCCCAAGTGACTTGGAGGAGGTATGCACATGATACGGAGTTCGCATTTAGGGAAGGAGAGATTGCTCTGGGAGTAGCGAGCTCACGTGAACCGACACCCCCGTCAAGTGGGCATCTGCTTGCCTGGGATCCAGTGGAACAAGAAGAACGATGGCGTGTCCCTCGCGAGGACATGTTAAATGGAGGAGTACTCTCTTCCGCCGGAGATCTTGTTTTCCAGGGCCGGGGAAGCGGGGAATTTTCCGCATACGATGCGTACAACGGAACACTATTGTGGGAGTATTCATCCGGGCTCGGCATTATTGCACCGCCAGTAACCTACAAAATTGATGGTACACAGTATGTGACCGTGGCGGCAGGTTGGGGTGGAATGGGTCCCATGGGCCGGATAACAGCCCCGCCGGGTGAAGCATCGAACTACGAACAGCGTGGCAGGGTCATGACTTTCGCTCTCGACCACGACGAGCCCCGCCCGCCGCTCAGCCCGAGTGCTAAGATACCCGATCCGGACGAGCTTGATCTTGACGTACTCGGACTCCCGGATGACACAAGTTCTTTAGAGCGTGGAGAAACCCTCTTCGCTGCCAGCTGTTCTCATTGCCACGGGCCAACAGGCGATGCCCGGGGCTCCATGCCAAGCCTCTTGCGAATGCCGGCCGAATCTCACCAGGCATTTCAGCAGATTGTCAGGCAGGGTATTTTTGAGCCGATAGGAATGCCTGATTTTGGCGAGCGCCTATCCGAAGAAGAGGCAACACTTATACACGCCTGGATCATCTCGGAGATAGAAGCAAGCGCAGATAATTAA